One genomic segment of Natrialbaceae archaeon AArc-T1-2 includes these proteins:
- a CDS encoding class I SAM-dependent methyltransferase, whose protein sequence is MDRLESARSEADAGTRYDRLAPYYDRYITRLERRHVDRLVDDLELEPGETVLDVGCGPGTALVTAGEQVGADGTVVGLDLSAEMIDRARRRLEDRGFGDRALLINGDARNMRHVADDSVDAVVSSFTLELLSSTDRQTVLGECRRVLTSEGRLGALSLSRKDRLAVSLYDRLHRLRPDVFDCRPIDLVAALERADFEIRAVRTESLYGLPVEGVVATPP, encoded by the coding sequence ATGGACCGCCTCGAGTCCGCTCGTTCGGAGGCCGACGCCGGAACGCGATACGATCGGCTCGCACCCTACTACGACCGCTACATCACGAGACTGGAGCGCAGACACGTCGACCGGCTCGTCGACGATCTCGAACTCGAACCGGGCGAAACGGTTCTCGACGTCGGCTGTGGTCCGGGAACGGCCCTCGTGACGGCTGGAGAGCAGGTGGGAGCCGACGGCACCGTCGTCGGACTCGACCTCTCGGCGGAGATGATCGATCGTGCCCGACGCCGTCTCGAGGATCGTGGGTTCGGCGACCGCGCGCTCCTGATCAACGGCGACGCCAGAAACATGCGCCACGTCGCGGACGACTCGGTCGACGCGGTGGTGTCGTCGTTCACGCTCGAGTTACTGTCGTCGACAGACCGCCAGACGGTCCTCGGGGAGTGTCGACGCGTTCTCACGTCCGAGGGCCGCCTCGGCGCGCTCTCGCTGTCCCGGAAGGATCGCCTCGCCGTGTCGCTGTACGACCGGCTCCATCGGCTCCGGCCGGACGTCTTCGACTGTCGGCCGATCGACCTCGTGGCCGCCCTCGAGCGAGCGGACTTCGAGATCCGAGCCGTTCGGACCGAGAGTCTGTACGGACTGCCCGTCGAAGGTGTCGTCGCCACACCGCCGTGA